A region from the Peromyscus maniculatus bairdii isolate BWxNUB_F1_BW_parent chromosome 5, HU_Pman_BW_mat_3.1, whole genome shotgun sequence genome encodes:
- the Hfe gene encoding hereditary hemochromatosis protein, whose translation MDLSAGLPVLLLLLWSLAPQARSLRSHSLYYLFMGTSQPDLGLPLFEAMGYVDDQLFVSYNHESRRAEPRAPWILGQTSSQLWLQLSQSLKGWDHMFIVDFWNIMDNYNHSKVTKLGVVPESHILQVILGCEVHGDNSTSGFWKYGYDGRDYLEFCPKTLDWRAAEPGAWATKVEWEEHKVRARQNKAYLERDCPEQLKQFLELGRGLLRQPVPPLVKVTHHWASAGSSLRCQALNFFPRNITMRWLKDNQPLDAKEINPKDVLPNGDGTYQGQVTLAVAPGDETRFACQVEHPGLDQPLTVTWEPLPPSRAMIIGISSSVTVCVVFFVGILFLILRKRKASEETMGDYILAECG comes from the exons ATGGACCTGTCAGCTGGGCTCCCtgtgctactgctgctgctgtggtccTTGGCCCCGCAGGCTCGGTCGCTGC GGTCACATTCTCTGTACTACCTCTTCATGGGTACCTCACAGCCAGACCTTGGGCTGCCTTTGTTTGAGGCTATGGGCTACGTGGACGACCAACTCTTCGTGTCCTACAATCATGAGAGTCGCCGTGCTGAGCCCCGGGCCCCATGGATCTTGGGTCAGACCTCAAGCCagctgtggctgcagctgagtCAGAGCCTGAAAGGGTGGGATCACATGTTCATCGTGGACTTCTGGAATATCATGGACAACTATAACCACAGTAAGG TCACTAAACTGGGAGTGGTGCCCGAGTCCCACATCCTGCAGGTGATCCTGGGCTGTGAGGTGCATGGAGACAACAGCACCAGCGGCTTCTGGAAGTATGGGTATGATGGGCGAGACTACCTTGAGTTCTGCCCCAAGACACTGGACTGGAGAGCAGCAGAGCCAGGGGCTTGGGCCACCAAGGTGGAATGGGAAGAACACAAGGTCCGGGCCAGGCAGAACAAGGCCTACCTGGAGAGGGACTGTCCTGAGCAGCTGAAACAattcctggagctggggagagggcttcTGAGGCAGCCAG TGCCTCCTTTGGTGAAGGTGACTCATCACTGGGCCTCTGCAGGGAGCTCTCTACGGTGCCAGGCTCTGAACTTCTTCCCCCGGAACATCACGATGAGGTGGCTGAAGGACAACCAGCCACTGGATGCCAAGGAGATCAACCCTAAGGATGTGCTGCCTAACGGAGACGGGACCTATCAGGGCCAGGTGACCTTGGCAGTGGCCCCTGGTGATGAGACAAGGTTCGCCTGCCAAGTGGAGCACCCAGGCTTGGATCAGCCCCTCACAGTCACCTGGG AACCCCTGCCGCCGTCTCGGGCCATGATTATCGGAATCAGCAGCAGTGTCACTGTTTGTGTCGTCTTCTTTGTGGGGATTTTGTTCCTGATCTTAAGGAAAAGGAAGGCTTCAG
- the H1-2 gene encoding histone H1.2: protein MSETAPAAPAAAPPAEKAPAKKKAAKKPAGARRKASGPPVSELITKAVAASKERSGVSLAALKKALAAAGYDVEKNNSRIKLGLKSLVSKGTLVQTKGTGASGSFKLNKKAASGEAKPKAKKAGAAKAKKPAGAAKKPKKATGAATPKKAAKKTPKKAKKPAAAAVTKKVAKSPKKAKVAKPKKVKSASKAVKPKAAKPKVAKPKKVAAKKK from the coding sequence ATGTCGGAGACCGCTCctgccgcccccgccgccgctcCCCCTGCGGAGAAGGCGCCGGCGAAGAAGAAGGCTGCCAAGAAGCCGGCCGGGGCTCGCCGCAAGGCGTCCGGACCCCCGGTGTCCGAGCTCATCACCAAGGCTGTGGCCGCCTCCAAGGAGCGCAGCGGCGTGTCCCTGGCCGCGCTCAAGAAGGCGCTGGCGGCCGCCGGCTACGATGTGGAGAAGAACAACAGCCGCATCAAGCTGGGGCTCAAGAGCCTGGTGAGCAAGGGCACCCTGGTGCAGACCAAGGGCACCGGCGCCTCCGGCTCCTTCAAGCTCAACAAGAAGGCGGCTTCCGGCGAGGCCAAGCCCAAAGCCAAGAAGGCAGGCGCGGCCAAGGCTAAGAAGCCCGCGGGCGCAGCCAAGAAGCCCAAGAAGGCGACCGGAGCCGCCACACCCAAGAAAGCCGCCAAGAAGACCCCGAAGAAGGCGAAGAAGCCCGCGGCGGCTGCCGTGACCAAGAAAGTGGCCAAGAGTCCAAAGAAGGCTAAGGTTGCCAAGCCCAAGAAGGTCAAGAGCGCGTCTAAGGCCGTGAAACCGAAGGCTGCCAAGCCCAAGGTTGCTAAGCCCAAGAAGGTTGCGGCCAAGAAGAAGTAG